The Arachis hypogaea cultivar Tifrunner chromosome 16, arahy.Tifrunner.gnm2.J5K5, whole genome shotgun sequence genome contains a region encoding:
- the LOC112697475 gene encoding pentatricopeptide repeat-containing protein At4g21065-like — translation MFGGIVMNHSIRTKLSRAITNLALQLPSYTSERRLAEQTCLTLLHSCNTLTNLIQIHTIILKLGLHNNPLVLTKFASTSSDLNAIHYASSFLFSPSNNNNNLLLYDAFLFNTVIRAYAQTAGSKFKALEFYKTMFSYGVLPNKFTYPFVLKACAGIGDLNLGEMVHGSLVKFGFDDDRHVQNTMIHMYCCCGEGVEFARKVFDESPKMDSVTWSAMIGGYARLGRSMEAVGLFREMQVKGVVSDDVTIVCVLSACTDLGALELGKWLESYLERKKIPKSVELCNALIDMFAKCGDVDKALELFRQMSFRTIVSWTSVIVGLAMHGRGLEAVSLFDMMIEQRVAPDDVAFIGVLSACSHSGLVNKGHYYFNSMEKNFSIVPKIEHYGCMVDLLSRAGLVKEALEFVQKMPINPNQIIWRSIITACHARGEFKLGESISKKLIRSEPMQESNYVLLSNIYAKLLRWEKKTKVREMMDLKGMKKIPGSTMIELNNEMYEFVAGDKSHNQSKQIYEMMDEMGREIKRAGYVPTTSQVLLDIDEEDKEDALYRHSEKIAIAFSLLNTPPGTPIRLVKNLRVCEDCHSATKFISKVYNREIVVRDRNRFHHFKNGVCSCKDFW, via the coding sequence ATGTTCGGAGGTATAGTGATGAATCATTCCATCAGAACCAAGCTTTCACGTGCAATTACCAACTTAGCCCTCCAACTCCCTTCTTATACCTCCGAACGCAGACTAGCAGAACAAACCTGCTTGACCCTCCTTCATTCTTGCAACACTCTCACCAACCTCATACAAATCCACACCATCATCCTCAAATTGGGTCTCCATAACAACCCTCTTGTTCTCACCAAGTTCGCTTCAACATCTTCTGATCTCAATGCCATTCACTATGCTTCTTCATTCCTATTCTCCCcctctaataataataacaatctcTTATTGTATGATGCATTCTTGTTTAACACTGTTATCAGGGCTTATGCTCAAACGGCTGGCTCAAAGTTTAAGGCTCTGGAGTTTTACAAAACCATGTTTAGCTATGGCGTTTTGCCAAATAAGTTCACGTACCCTTTTGTGCTCAAGGCGTGTGCTGGCATTGGTGACTTGAATTTGGGGGAAATGGTTCATGGATCTTTGGTGAAGTTTGGTTTTGATGATGATCGTCATGTACAGAACACTATGATTCACATGTATTGTTGTTGTGGGGAAGGGGTTGAGTTTGCTCGGAAGGTGTTTGATGAAAGTCCCAAGATGGATTCCGTTACTTGGAGTGCTATGATTGGTGGATATGCGCGTCTCGGGCGGTCTATGGAAGCTGTTGGATTGTTTAGGGAAATGCAGGTTAAGGGTGTTGTATCTGACGATGTCACCATTGTTTGTGTGTTGTCTGCTTGTACCGATTTGGGTGCACTTGAGCTTGGGAAGTGGTTAGAGTCTTATCTTGAGAGGAAGAAAATACCAAAGTCAGTGGAGCTCTGCAATGCTTTGATAGACATGTTTGCAAAGTGTGGTGATGTTGACAAAGCTCTGGAACTGTTTAGACAAATGAGTTTTCGCACTATAGTTTCATGGACTTCGGTGATTGTTGGTTTGGCAATGCATGGCCGTGGCTTAGAGGCTGTTTCGTTGTTTGATATGATGATTGAGCAAAGGGTGGCACCTGATGATGTTGCATTTATTGGGGTCCTCTCTGCTTGTAGCCACTCCGGGCTGGTCAATAAAGGACATTACTATTTCAATTCAATGGAGAAGAACTTCAGCATTGTGCCAAAGATTGAACATTATGGATGTATGGTGGATCTGTTAAGTAGAGCTGGACTTGTCAAGGAGGCTTTGGAATTTGTTCAAAAAATGCCTATTAACCCAAACCAAATCATCTGGAGAAGCATAATCACTGCTTGTCATGCTCGTGGTGAGTTCAAGCTTGGAGAGAGCATCTCAAAAAAACTTATCAGAAGTGAGCCAATGCAAGAGTCTAACTATGTACTGCTTTCAAACATTTACGCAAAATTGCTTCGCTGGGAGAAAAAGACCAAGGTTAGAGAGATGATGGATTTGAAAGGGATGAAGAAGATCCCAGGAAGCACCATGATTGAACTGAATAATGAGATGTATGAGTTTGTCGCTGGAGATAAGTCACATAATCAGTCGAAACAAATATATGAAATGATGGACGAGATGGGAAGGGAGATAAAGAGGGCTGGCTATGTGCCTACAACCTCACAGGTATTGCTTGACATTGATGAAGAAGACAAAGAAGATGCTTTGTATAGACACAGTGAAAAAATTGCCATAGCTTTTTCTCTTTTGAATACACCCCCTGGCACACCCATTAGACTCGTGAAAAACTTGCGTGTCTGTGAAGATTGTCATTCTGCTACTAAGTTCATATCTAAGGTTTATAACAGAGAGATTGTGGTGAGAGACCGCAATCGGTTCCACCATTTCAAGAATGGTGTGTGCTCCTGTAAAGACTTCTGGTGA